The following proteins come from a genomic window of Bactrocera tryoni isolate S06 chromosome 1, CSIRO_BtryS06_freeze2, whole genome shotgun sequence:
- the LOC120769364 gene encoding uncharacterized protein LOC120769364 isoform X1, with the protein MSSTNSPTVPKVHRSQHIQQFQRRVFGKLLNDKGFSRQNRMQLTLNERLGTCTIYKYCRRLQKWNCVTRKPGNMTVSTLGKAKELTPKHRLTFWRLGVNYSIMTDSIHTIMLLFAVIMTVLISESTVLASQRDSVKQKNSNNLSSNIPTVSGVDINGNFDSISDANTIRSRNNASNGNPDINVSLAAADDIRNKANYVTLSPIVTSSTAFVTVGVFSTVSNSVYYGGVQKNSTAHYSGTSIVNRNVIEVTEDNRNGPYFDKAASKNITALLGKTAYLNCRVKNLGNKTMLLQVSWVRHRDIHLLTVGRYTYTSDQRFRAIHQPQTEDWILQIKYPQHRDSGIYECQVSTTPHMSHYIHLNVVEPSTEIIGAPDLYIESGSTINLTCVILNSPEPPAYIFWNHNNAIINYDSPRGGVSVVTNKGETTTSFLLIKSARPSDSGHYQCNPSNAKPKSVTVHVLNGVSHSVSRGVPSSNAARGPSISSNVPKSISPSVPVNVLMHLSICKVVYANIGSSWDQDSRNLKHLVAWVLNILVLLATDMLGKQVKRRKFGMINTCGCYFNDIQLKQNLLLQKSKSNNNSHNGEGNLRNLFYNTTIFKSMKHFNDVHTCKLFNRPIFEPDIR; encoded by the exons aTGAGCTCTACAAATTCTCCAACTGTCCCAAAGGTACATCGGTCTCAACATATTCAACAATTTCAACGGCGAGTATTCGGTAAATTGTTAAATGATAAAGGGTTTAGCAGACAAAATCGAATGCAGTTGACCTTAAATGAAAGATTGGGGACATGTACTATTTACAAATATTGCCGGAGGCTACAAAAGTGGAATTGTGTTACCAGGAAACCGGGAAATATGACTGTTAGCACTCTTGGTAAAGCGAAGGAGCTAACGCCGAAACATAGACTGACTTTCTGGAGATTGGGCGTTAATTACAGCATAATGACAGATTCAATACATACGATAATGTTATTGTTTGCTGTTATAATGACTGTTTTGATATCGGAAAGCACTG TTCTAGCATCGCAACGGGACtcagttaaacaaaaaaattccaacAACCTGAGTAGTAATATACCTACGGTAAGCGGGGTTGATATCAATGGTAACTTTGATAGCATTAGCGATGCCAACACCATTAGGTCTAGAAACAATGCAAGCAACGGAAACCCTGATATCAATGTTTCATTAGCAGCGGCTGATGATATACGTAATAAGGCCAATTATGTCACACTGTCACCGATCGTCACTTCAAGTACCGCTTTCGTAACTGTGGGAGTATTTAGTACAGTGAGCAATTCGGTATATTATGGAGGTGTGCAGAAGAACAGTACCGCACATTATTCGGGGACATCCATCGTCAATCGTAATGTGATTGAAGTAACAGAAGATAATCGTAATGGTCCATACTTTGACAAAGCTGCATCGAAAAATATAACAGCACTTCTCGGAAAAACGGCATATTTAAATTGTCGTGTGAAAAATCTAGGAAATAAAACG ATGCTCTTGCAAGTTTCTTGGGTGCGGCATCGAGACATCCACTTGTTAACTGTTGGAcggtatacatatacatctGATCAGCGTTTTCGTGCTATACATCAGCCACAAACCGAGGACTGGATTTTGCAAATTAAGTATCCTCAACATCGAGATTCTGGTATATATGAGTGCCAAGTTTCAACCACGCCACATATGAGCCATTATATTCACTTGAATGTTGTCG AACCTTCTACGGAAATCATTGGCGCGCCGGATCTTTATATAGAGAGCGGTTCAACAATAAATTTAACTTGTGTAATATTAAATTCTCCCGAACCTCCTGCGTACATATTTTGGAATCATAATAACGCT ATTATCAACTACGACTCTCCTCGTGGTGGTGTCTCGGTAGTAACAAATAAAGGGGAAACTACTACTTCTTTTCTGCTTATAAAATCTGCTCGGCCTTCAGATTCCGGACACTATCAGTGCAACCCATCAAATGCAAAACCTAAAAGTGTAACGGTTCATGTACTGAATG GTGTTTCTCATTCCGTTTCCAGGGGAGTTCCCAGCAGCAATGCAGCGCGCGGGCCCAGTATATCTTCGAATGTCCCAAAGTCGATATCTCCTAGTGTACCTGTCAATGTACTTATGCACCTTAGCATATGTAAAGTGGTATATGCAAACATTGGCAGCAGTTGGGATCAAGATAGCAGGAATTTGAAGCATCTTGTTGCGTGGGTTTTAAACATACTCGTGTTGCTGGCAACCGATATGCTTGGAAAGCAAGTTAAACGAAGAAAGTTTGGAATGATTAATACCTGCGGCTGCTACTTCAATGATATAcaacttaaacaaaatttactcCTCCAAAAGTCGAAATCAAATAACAATAGTCATAACGGAGAGGGCAACttacgaaatttattttataatactaCTATTTTTAAGTCGATGAAACACTTTAACGATGTACATACTTGTAAACTGTTTAACAGACCTATATTTGAACCAGATATCAGGTGA
- the LOC120769364 gene encoding uncharacterized protein LOC120769364 isoform X2 codes for MSSTNSPTVPKVHRSQHIQQFQRRVFGKLLNDKGFSRQNRMQLTLNERLGTCTIYKYCRRLQKWNCVTRKPGNMTVSTLGKAKELTPKHRLTFWRLGVNYSIMTDSIHTIMLLFAVIMTVLISESTVLASQRDSVKQKNSNNLSSNIPTVSGVDINGNFDSISDANTIRSRNNASNGNPDINVSLAAADDIRNKANYVTLSPIVTSSTAFVTVGVFSTVSNSVYYGGVQKNSTAHYSGTSIVNRNVIEVTEDNRNGPYFDKAASKNITALLGKTAYLNCRVKNLGNKTMLLQVSWVRHRDIHLLTVGRYTYTSDQRFRAIHQPQTEDWILQIKYPQHRDSGIYECQVSTTPHMSHYIHLNVVEPSTEIIGAPDLYIESGSTINLTCVILNSPEPPAYIFWNHNNAIINYDSPRGGVSVVTNKGETTTSFLLIKSARPSDSGHYQCNPSNAKPKSVTVHVLNGEFPAAMQRAGPVYLRMSQSRYLLVYLSMYLCTLAYVKWYMQTLAAVGIKIAGI; via the exons aTGAGCTCTACAAATTCTCCAACTGTCCCAAAGGTACATCGGTCTCAACATATTCAACAATTTCAACGGCGAGTATTCGGTAAATTGTTAAATGATAAAGGGTTTAGCAGACAAAATCGAATGCAGTTGACCTTAAATGAAAGATTGGGGACATGTACTATTTACAAATATTGCCGGAGGCTACAAAAGTGGAATTGTGTTACCAGGAAACCGGGAAATATGACTGTTAGCACTCTTGGTAAAGCGAAGGAGCTAACGCCGAAACATAGACTGACTTTCTGGAGATTGGGCGTTAATTACAGCATAATGACAGATTCAATACATACGATAATGTTATTGTTTGCTGTTATAATGACTGTTTTGATATCGGAAAGCACTG TTCTAGCATCGCAACGGGACtcagttaaacaaaaaaattccaacAACCTGAGTAGTAATATACCTACGGTAAGCGGGGTTGATATCAATGGTAACTTTGATAGCATTAGCGATGCCAACACCATTAGGTCTAGAAACAATGCAAGCAACGGAAACCCTGATATCAATGTTTCATTAGCAGCGGCTGATGATATACGTAATAAGGCCAATTATGTCACACTGTCACCGATCGTCACTTCAAGTACCGCTTTCGTAACTGTGGGAGTATTTAGTACAGTGAGCAATTCGGTATATTATGGAGGTGTGCAGAAGAACAGTACCGCACATTATTCGGGGACATCCATCGTCAATCGTAATGTGATTGAAGTAACAGAAGATAATCGTAATGGTCCATACTTTGACAAAGCTGCATCGAAAAATATAACAGCACTTCTCGGAAAAACGGCATATTTAAATTGTCGTGTGAAAAATCTAGGAAATAAAACG ATGCTCTTGCAAGTTTCTTGGGTGCGGCATCGAGACATCCACTTGTTAACTGTTGGAcggtatacatatacatctGATCAGCGTTTTCGTGCTATACATCAGCCACAAACCGAGGACTGGATTTTGCAAATTAAGTATCCTCAACATCGAGATTCTGGTATATATGAGTGCCAAGTTTCAACCACGCCACATATGAGCCATTATATTCACTTGAATGTTGTCG AACCTTCTACGGAAATCATTGGCGCGCCGGATCTTTATATAGAGAGCGGTTCAACAATAAATTTAACTTGTGTAATATTAAATTCTCCCGAACCTCCTGCGTACATATTTTGGAATCATAATAACGCT ATTATCAACTACGACTCTCCTCGTGGTGGTGTCTCGGTAGTAACAAATAAAGGGGAAACTACTACTTCTTTTCTGCTTATAAAATCTGCTCGGCCTTCAGATTCCGGACACTATCAGTGCAACCCATCAAATGCAAAACCTAAAAGTGTAACGGTTCATGTACTGAATG GGGAGTTCCCAGCAGCAATGCAGCGCGCGGGCCCAGTATATCTTCGAATGTCCCAAAGTCGATATCTCCTAGTGTACCTGTCAATGTACTTATGCACCTTAGCATATGTAAAGTGGTATATGCAAACATTGGCAGCAGTTGGGATCAAGATAGCAGGAATTTGA